The proteins below come from a single Kitasatospora sp. NBC_00315 genomic window:
- the recA gene encoding recombinase RecA has translation MAGTDREKALENALAQIERQFGKGSVMRLGDQSRAPIDVIPTGSTALDVALGVGGLPRGRVIEIYGPESSGKTTLTLHAAASAQKLGGTVAFVDAEHALDPEYARKLGVDTDSLLVSQPDTGEQALEITDMLIRSGAVDLIIIDSVAALVPRAEIEGEMGDSHVGLQARLMSQALRKIAGALNQSNTTAIFINQLREKIGVMFGSPETTTGGRALKFYASVRLDIRRIETLKDGTEAVGNRTRVKVVKNKVAAPFKQAEFDILYGHGISWEGGLIDMGVENGFIRKAGAWYTYEGDQLGQGKENARNFLRDNPQLAEEIERKIKEKLGIGPKSETPAAEAGTPATPAAAGDVAEGGAKPITATAAKTAAAKKTAAAAAKA, from the coding sequence CGGGCCCCGATCGACGTCATCCCGACCGGATCCACGGCGCTGGACGTCGCGCTCGGCGTCGGCGGCCTCCCGCGCGGCCGGGTGATCGAGATCTACGGTCCGGAGTCCTCCGGCAAGACGACGCTGACCCTGCACGCCGCGGCCAGCGCCCAGAAGCTCGGCGGTACGGTCGCCTTCGTCGACGCGGAGCACGCCCTCGACCCGGAGTACGCCCGCAAGCTCGGGGTCGACACCGACTCCCTGCTGGTCAGCCAGCCGGACACCGGTGAGCAGGCGCTGGAGATCACGGACATGCTGATCCGCTCCGGCGCGGTCGACCTGATCATCATCGACTCGGTCGCGGCCCTCGTGCCGCGCGCCGAGATCGAGGGTGAGATGGGCGACTCGCACGTCGGTCTGCAGGCCCGCCTGATGAGCCAGGCGCTGCGGAAGATCGCCGGTGCGCTGAACCAGTCGAACACCACGGCGATCTTCATCAACCAGCTCCGCGAGAAGATCGGCGTCATGTTCGGCTCGCCCGAGACCACCACCGGTGGCCGCGCGCTGAAGTTCTACGCCTCCGTGCGTCTGGACATCCGCCGGATCGAGACGCTGAAGGACGGCACCGAGGCGGTCGGCAACCGCACCCGCGTCAAGGTGGTCAAGAACAAGGTCGCCGCGCCGTTCAAGCAGGCCGAGTTCGACATCCTCTACGGCCACGGCATCAGCTGGGAGGGCGGCCTGATCGACATGGGTGTCGAGAACGGCTTCATCCGCAAGGCCGGCGCCTGGTACACGTACGAGGGCGACCAGCTCGGCCAGGGCAAGGAGAACGCCCGCAACTTCCTGCGGGACAACCCCCAGCTCGCCGAGGAGATCGAGCGGAAGATCAAGGAGAAGCTGGGCATCGGCCCGAAGTCGGAGACCCCGGCGGCCGAGGCGGGCACCCCGGCCACTCCGGCCGCCGCGGGTGACGTGGCCGAGGGCGGCGCGAAGCCGATCACCGCGACCGCCGCCAAGACGGCTGCGGCGAAGAAGACGGCGGCGGCGGCGGCCAAGGCCTGA